In Phormidium yuhuli AB48, one genomic interval encodes:
- a CDS encoding TrmH family RNA methyltransferase: MNLQTQKDLIAHLSQYMTEARATRMDQVLAQRTRRLAVVLEGIHKPHNASAVLRSCDGFGVQDVHIIERDTEFDPNQQVSLGADRWLSLHRYDDYGVNNTAICFDRLKEQGYTLLATTPHEPTVNIDEVPIKGKTAILFGSERRGLSTYALSHADVRIKIPMYGFSESFNISVSAALCLYELSKRLRQGNHPWRLSEPERVGLKLEWLRRSIRAYDQLEAEFLASLEIPSSSPLG, from the coding sequence ATGAACCTCCAAACCCAAAAAGACCTCATCGCCCATCTCAGCCAATATATGACCGAAGCCCGTGCCACTCGCATGGATCAAGTCTTGGCCCAGCGGACGCGGCGACTGGCGGTGGTGTTAGAGGGGATTCATAAACCCCATAATGCCAGTGCGGTGTTGCGCAGTTGCGATGGCTTCGGGGTGCAAGATGTCCATATTATTGAGCGAGATACGGAATTTGACCCCAATCAACAGGTGAGTTTGGGGGCCGATCGCTGGTTGAGTTTGCATCGCTATGATGACTATGGGGTGAATAATACCGCCATCTGCTTCGATCGCCTCAAGGAGCAAGGCTACACCCTTCTGGCCACCACACCCCACGAACCCACGGTGAACATCGATGAGGTTCCCATCAAGGGTAAAACGGCGATTCTCTTTGGATCAGAACGACGAGGCCTCTCTACCTATGCCCTTAGTCATGCCGATGTGCGGATCAAAATTCCCATGTATGGGTTTAGTGAGAGTTTCAACATCTCCGTCAGTGCGGCATTATGTTTATATGAACTCAGTAAACGCTTACGTCAGGGCAATCATCCCTGGCGGCTGAGCGAGCCGGAGCGGGTCGGCCTCAAGTTAGAATGGTTACGCCGCAGTATTCGTGCCTACGATCAGCTAGAAGCAGAGTTCCTGGCTTCCCTGGAGATACCCTCATCGTCCCCTCTAGGCTAA
- a CDS encoding response regulator transcription factor, producing the protein MPLTILVVEDDVGTRLSITDYLELSGYSAIPAVNGREALSLIERHQPHLLITDAIMPEMDGYELVRNVRQQPSFRLLPVIFLTARNQTRDRIRGYQAGIDIHMPKPFELEELGAVVRNFLDRYTMMSHASTITPPAPVPELPDVTLDLTDREQEVLELLSQGLSNNQIGDRLYLSSRTIEKYVSNLLRKTETNNRSELVRFAIEHHLLQD; encoded by the coding sequence ATGCCTCTGACGATTTTGGTGGTGGAGGATGACGTAGGCACTCGCCTCTCCATCACCGATTACCTGGAACTCTCCGGCTACTCAGCCATTCCTGCCGTCAACGGCCGGGAGGCCCTCAGCCTCATTGAACGACACCAACCCCATCTCTTAATTACTGACGCCATCATGCCAGAGATGGATGGCTACGAACTCGTGCGGAACGTTCGCCAACAGCCCAGCTTTCGCCTCCTGCCGGTCATTTTCCTCACGGCCCGCAACCAGACTCGGGATCGCATTCGCGGTTACCAAGCGGGCATTGATATCCATATGCCCAAACCCTTTGAGTTAGAGGAATTGGGGGCAGTGGTGCGCAATTTTCTCGATCGCTACACCATGATGAGTCACGCCTCCACCATCACTCCCCCAGCCCCCGTCCCCGAGCTACCGGATGTTACCCTTGACTTAACCGATCGCGAACAAGAAGTGCTGGAACTCCTGAGTCAAGGCTTATCCAACAATCAAATTGGCGATCGCCTCTATCTTAGTTCCCGCACCATCGAGAAGTATGTCAGCAATCTCCTACGGAAAACCGAGACAAATAACCGTTCGGAGTTAGTCCGGTTTGCGATCGAGCATCACTTATTGCAAGACTGA
- a CDS encoding glucose-6-phosphate isomerase: MDAATLWKRYRDWLYYHEELEVYVDISRMSVEPDLIDHLTPRFEKAFQDMAKLEQGAIANPDEDRMVGHYWLRDPDLAPTPEIRQEVIDTLAKIEAFVGQVHSGQLHPPGGDRFTDILSVGIGGSALGPQFVADALAPLDAPLAIHFIDNSDPAGIDRTLGQLGDRLSTTLVFIISKSGGTPETRNGMIEVQAAFAQAGLDFSKQAVAITGVDSKLDRQAQSEGWLSRLPMADWVGGRTSELSAVGLPAAALQGIDIRAMLAGAKAMDAATRVADLKTNPAALLALAWYAAGKGQGEKDMVILPYKDSLLLFSRYLQQLVMESLGKERDLDGNIVHQGIAVYGNKGSTDQHAYVQQLRDGVPNFFATFIEVLRDRPGDSIEIERGVTCGDYLSGFLQGTRQALFDNQRDSITITVPEVSPYYVGVLIALYERAVGLYASLVNVNAYHQPGVEAGKKAAATVLSLQQKAMAVLKESNKPMSLEELALAAGAPDQVETLYRILRHLHANGRGITLVGNLGRPSSLQVSAV, translated from the coding sequence ATGGACGCTGCCACGCTTTGGAAACGCTATCGGGATTGGCTCTATTATCACGAGGAGCTAGAGGTCTATGTTGATATCAGCCGTATGTCCGTTGAGCCGGACTTGATCGACCACCTTACCCCCCGCTTTGAGAAGGCTTTTCAAGATATGGCAAAGCTGGAACAGGGGGCGATCGCCAATCCTGATGAGGATCGCATGGTGGGCCATTATTGGCTGCGAGATCCAGATTTGGCTCCCACTCCTGAGATTCGTCAGGAGGTCATTGATACCTTAGCGAAAATTGAAGCCTTCGTGGGCCAGGTACATTCAGGGCAACTCCATCCCCCCGGGGGCGATCGCTTTACGGACATTCTCTCGGTGGGAATTGGCGGTTCGGCCCTCGGTCCCCAGTTTGTGGCCGATGCCCTAGCCCCCCTAGATGCCCCATTGGCGATTCACTTCATCGATAATAGCGACCCAGCCGGGATCGATCGCACCCTGGGCCAATTGGGCGATCGCCTCTCAACCACTCTAGTCTTCATCATCTCCAAATCGGGAGGAACCCCAGAAACCCGCAATGGCATGATTGAGGTGCAAGCGGCGTTTGCTCAAGCCGGACTCGACTTCAGCAAGCAAGCGGTAGCCATCACCGGCGTTGACAGTAAACTCGATCGCCAAGCCCAAAGCGAAGGCTGGCTCAGCCGCCTGCCCATGGCCGACTGGGTGGGAGGACGCACTTCAGAACTCTCCGCCGTCGGACTCCCCGCTGCGGCCCTACAAGGAATTGACATTCGCGCCATGTTAGCCGGGGCGAAAGCTATGGACGCGGCCACCCGAGTGGCTGACCTCAAAACCAACCCAGCGGCCCTATTAGCCCTAGCTTGGTATGCAGCGGGCAAGGGACAGGGGGAAAAGGATATGGTCATCCTCCCCTACAAAGACTCACTCCTGTTGTTTAGCCGCTATCTGCAACAGTTAGTCATGGAATCCCTCGGCAAAGAACGAGACCTCGATGGCAACATTGTCCATCAGGGGATTGCCGTGTATGGCAACAAAGGGTCAACGGACCAACATGCCTATGTGCAACAGTTGCGTGACGGGGTGCCGAACTTCTTTGCCACCTTTATTGAAGTGTTGCGCGATCGCCCCGGAGACTCCATCGAAATTGAACGCGGTGTCACCTGTGGCGATTATCTCTCCGGCTTCCTACAGGGAACCCGACAAGCCCTCTTTGACAATCAACGAGACTCCATCACCATCACCGTTCCCGAGGTGAGTCCCTATTACGTCGGCGTGTTGATTGCCCTCTACGAGCGAGCCGTGGGCCTCTATGCCTCCTTAGTGAATGTCAACGCCTATCACCAGCCAGGAGTCGAAGCGGGCAAAAAAGCCGCCGCCACAGTGTTGTCCTTACAGCAGAAGGCCATGGCCGTCCTCAAAGAGTCCAACAAACCCATGTCCCTAGAGGAGTTAGCCCTCGCCGCCGGTGCGCCCGATCAAGTCGAAACCCTCTATCGGATTTTGCGTCATCTCCATGCTAATGGCCGGGGAATTACCCTAGTGGGCAATTTAGGGCGGCCCTCCAGCCTCCAAGTGTCTGCCGTTTAA
- a CDS encoding DEAD/DEAH box helicase — protein MTSVTSEQTSQPQTNTDTPSVVDDTPATFEAFDLRPEILEGIQEAGFRAPSPIQQQAIPVILQGRDAIARAQTGTGKTAAFGLPAMNAVHRDSSEGVQVLVIVPTRELASQVSDELYRLGRCAGIRTVAVYGGQSIDRQVSLIRRGAQVVTATPGRLLDHLKSNRLKDFAPSIVILDEADEMLDMGFLDDIEEIFTYLPKERQTLLFSATLPSAIRQLSKKILTDPLSIDVTPKDSTVNTDITQRYYVLEEREREEALVRLIDTEAPNKALIFCRTKKETDMLCTTLVSRGYAASSLHGDMQQRQRNEAIESFKRGRIDLLIATDVAARGLDINDVTHVFNYHIPFDSDSYVHRIGRTGRAGRKGTAITLVTPLEFKKLTRIMHIAGSPMVYGEVPTIGEAKKQYQVELASKLQHQHIQEEAVELLQRLEEDVDINQIACKALSMLLEQQPVGGPSRIGFSVQEVENLLHRSKRRKSSPRKRRNNYRPRRSNRR, from the coding sequence ATGACATCTGTAACTTCCGAACAAACCTCTCAACCCCAAACCAACACCGATACCCCGTCTGTTGTCGACGATACCCCAGCTACCTTTGAAGCCTTTGATCTACGCCCAGAAATTCTAGAAGGCATCCAAGAAGCCGGGTTCCGCGCCCCGAGCCCCATCCAGCAGCAAGCGATTCCCGTGATTCTCCAGGGACGAGATGCGATCGCCCGCGCTCAAACAGGGACCGGTAAAACCGCTGCCTTCGGCCTTCCGGCCATGAACGCTGTGCACCGCGACAGTAGTGAAGGGGTGCAAGTCTTAGTCATTGTCCCCACCCGTGAGTTAGCCTCCCAAGTTAGCGACGAACTCTATCGCCTCGGCCGTTGTGCCGGGATTCGCACCGTTGCCGTCTATGGTGGACAGTCCATTGACCGCCAAGTGTCCCTCATCCGGCGTGGCGCCCAAGTCGTGACCGCGACCCCGGGCCGTCTCCTCGACCACCTCAAATCCAATCGCCTCAAGGACTTTGCCCCCTCGATTGTCATTCTCGATGAAGCCGATGAAATGTTGGATATGGGCTTCCTGGATGATATTGAGGAAATCTTTACCTATTTACCGAAAGAGCGACAAACCCTCCTCTTTTCTGCCACCCTTCCCTCGGCGATTCGCCAGTTATCCAAAAAAATTCTCACCGATCCCCTCTCCATTGACGTCACTCCCAAAGACTCAACGGTTAATACGGATATTACCCAGCGTTACTACGTGCTCGAAGAACGGGAACGGGAAGAAGCCCTGGTACGGCTAATTGATACCGAAGCCCCTAATAAGGCCCTCATTTTCTGTCGGACTAAGAAAGAGACCGATATGCTCTGCACAACCCTGGTCTCGCGGGGGTATGCGGCCAGTTCCCTCCATGGGGATATGCAGCAGCGACAACGGAATGAAGCCATTGAAAGTTTCAAGCGAGGACGGATTGATCTCCTCATCGCAACGGATGTGGCGGCCCGAGGCTTGGATATTAACGACGTTACCCACGTTTTTAACTATCACATTCCCTTCGACTCTGATAGCTACGTTCACCGTATTGGTCGCACAGGACGTGCTGGACGCAAAGGCACTGCTATTACCCTCGTCACCCCCTTAGAGTTCAAGAAACTCACCCGGATTATGCACATTGCTGGGTCTCCCATGGTCTATGGGGAAGTTCCCACCATTGGCGAAGCCAAGAAACAATATCAAGTCGAATTGGCCTCGAAACTGCAACATCAACATATTCAGGAAGAAGCGGTTGAGTTACTACAACGGCTCGAAGAAGATGTCGATATCAATCAGATTGCCTGTAAGGCCCTGTCGATGCTTCTTGAACAGCAACCGGTTGGCGGGCCGAGTCGCATCGGTTTCAGTGTTCAGGAAGTGGAAAACCTCCTACACCGCTCCAAGCGTCGTAAGAGCAGTCCCCGCAAACGCCGCAACAACTACCGCCCCCGCCGCAGCAATCGCCGTTAA